The following proteins are encoded in a genomic region of Flammeovirga pectinis:
- a CDS encoding trans-sulfuration enzyme family protein produces the protein MSQEDKKFETIAVRAQTERSHNREHSVPIYATSSFTFEDADHASALFSDEVEGNIYSRYSNPNNDEFIDKLVQLEGAEAGIATSSGMSAMFLSIASFVKSGDHVVASRSLFGSTHQILTQLLPRWGVSHTYVDFDDLEGFDKAVQPNTKMIFIETPSNPAIDLIDIEALAKIANKHNVILNVDNCFATPYIQNPIALGAHIVTHSATKFIDGQGRVLAGAILGTKEHMNEVKFLSRHTGPALSPFHGWILSKSLETLAVRMDKHCDNALKVAKALEGFPQVQMVKYPFLKSHPQYDLAKKQMRLGGAIVSFEIKGGVEAGKKFWDSLNMISRSSNLGDTRTIATHPASTTHSKLSEEERLSVGITPGLIRISVGLEHLDDIIGDIKQALEA, from the coding sequence ATGAGCCAAGAGGATAAAAAATTTGAAACCATTGCGGTAAGAGCACAGACAGAGCGTTCACATAACAGAGAACATTCTGTGCCAATTTATGCAACTTCAAGTTTCACATTTGAAGATGCAGACCATGCAAGTGCATTATTTTCTGATGAAGTAGAAGGTAATATCTATTCAAGATATTCAAATCCTAATAACGACGAGTTTATTGATAAACTTGTTCAGTTGGAGGGTGCTGAAGCAGGAATTGCAACATCGTCGGGTATGTCTGCAATGTTTTTAAGTATTGCATCTTTTGTAAAGAGCGGCGATCATGTAGTTGCATCAAGATCATTATTTGGTTCAACTCATCAAATCTTAACACAACTGCTACCTCGTTGGGGAGTTTCTCATACGTACGTAGATTTTGATGATTTAGAGGGCTTTGATAAAGCAGTTCAGCCAAATACTAAAATGATATTTATTGAGACGCCATCTAACCCGGCTATCGATTTAATAGATATTGAAGCATTGGCTAAAATAGCAAATAAGCATAATGTTATTCTTAATGTTGACAATTGCTTTGCTACGCCGTATATCCAAAATCCTATTGCATTGGGTGCTCATATTGTAACACACTCTGCAACTAAGTTTATTGATGGACAAGGTAGAGTATTGGCAGGAGCCATTCTTGGTACAAAGGAGCATATGAATGAAGTTAAATTCTTGTCAAGACATACAGGACCGGCTTTATCTCCTTTCCATGGTTGGATATTGTCTAAGTCATTAGAAACACTTGCTGTTCGTATGGATAAGCATTGTGATAATGCTTTAAAAGTGGCAAAAGCATTAGAAGGATTTCCACAAGTACAAATGGTGAAATATCCATTCTTAAAATCTCACCCGCAATATGATTTAGCAAAAAAACAAATGCGTCTAGGTGGTGCAATTGTTTCTTTTGAAATTAAAGGTGGAGTAGAAGCAGGTAAGAAATTCTGGGATAGTTTAAATATGATATCAAGATCTTCTAACCTAGGAGATACTCGTACAATTGCTACACACCCAGCTTCTACAACGCACTCAAAATTGAGCGAAGAGGAAAGATTATCTGTTGGAATTACGCCAGGTTTAATTCGTATTTCTGTAGGTTTAGAACATCTAGATGATATTATTGGAGACATTAAACAAGCTTTAGAAGCATAG
- a CDS encoding OsmC family protein: MKIELNRVNEGVRFEATSEEGNTLHIDAGKGKMDGMGLGSAFSPMQLVLTGVAGCAVFDLIHILKKQRQEIKDVKITVEGDRRDAVPSPFETVNVHFKLFGDINEGKAERAVALAVDKYCSVAEMVKSTAKITHSFEIVK; this comes from the coding sequence ATGAAAATCGAATTAAATAGAGTAAACGAAGGGGTTCGTTTCGAAGCAACTTCAGAAGAAGGTAACACATTACACATTGATGCAGGTAAAGGTAAAATGGATGGCATGGGTTTAGGCTCTGCGTTTAGCCCTATGCAATTAGTATTAACAGGAGTTGCCGGTTGTGCTGTTTTCGACTTGATTCATATTTTAAAGAAACAACGTCAAGAAATTAAAGATGTGAAAATTACGGTTGAAGGAGATAGAAGAGATGCAGTTCCTTCTCCGTTTGAAACAGTAAATGTTCATTTTAAATTATTTGGTGATATCAACGAGGGTAAAGCAGAAAGAGCTGTTGCTTTAGCAGTAGATAAGTACTGTTCTGTTGCTGAAATGGTGAAATCTACAGCAAAGATTACACATTCTTTTGAGATAGTTAAATAG
- a CDS encoding GNAT family N-acetyltransferase — translation MSDTLSIVIFQGIESDWWPAVMQIRKEVFVDEQEIDLSLEFDDLEPKAHHLLVLDDGRPAGTCRFYTTEEGYKLGRFAVSKDFRGEGIGNALLQASLSEIEEIAPEGTRVYLHAQSYITKFYAEEGFEVKGDEFMEDGIPHVVMEMAI, via the coding sequence ATGTCAGATACATTATCAATCGTTATTTTTCAAGGAATAGAATCTGATTGGTGGCCAGCGGTTATGCAGATTCGTAAAGAAGTATTTGTTGACGAACAAGAAATTGACCTATCTTTAGAATTTGATGATTTAGAACCTAAAGCTCACCACCTTTTGGTATTAGATGATGGAAGACCAGCAGGTACTTGTCGTTTTTACACAACAGAAGAAGGTTATAAACTAGGTCGTTTTGCTGTTTCTAAAGATTTTAGAGGAGAAGGAATTGGCAATGCTTTATTACAGGCTAGTTTATCTGAAATTGAAGAAATTGCTCCAGAAGGAACACGTGTTTACCTTCATGCTCAATCATATATAACAAAATTTTACGCTGAAGAAGGTTTTGAAGTAAAAGGTGATGAATTTATGGAAGATGGCATTCCACATGTTGTAATGGAAATGGCAATTTAA
- a CDS encoding GAF domain-containing SpoIIE family protein phosphatase, giving the protein MKTGYLDQALSIYQNLTRELTFKGLSTKILSTVTSMSIVERASIIIKSGDDFVLKAYQVRTDNDVVFSESNRIAFDDDLPLGILSQIKESKSTVFVDVAKGNQTVSSDLYVKLNSPTYLNFIPLWNDDIIVGFLMLEQFQNLNSTPESIKFLQLLAPQMAILLQNAVALESYKKLSTAAVERKEEVTQKDPEEDNSSINKSDLKVLGDIGQIIATSHTIESMIQTVYQKINKLIDAQTLDIGIYNEEKGLLEFPSSYEDGEKLPFNTCAIKEGNRLATICFNESRIIHINNFDEEIRDIIPSYEVTAPRVGKKVKSIIYVPVIDKNKVIGVMTVQSGLENAYNPSDIYLVRNISSYIAIAIDNINLSKSSKEQEETHSLITKMNEEKLSKAYTTLKSLGEIGQDITSNLSIERISDTAYESLNSLIDAPLFSIGIYNKDRGVIEVSTNIEHGEKLPPKTILLTDNTKLSVQCFKTLKEIIINDVVSEYSTFIPNVKLPYDDVAKMPQSLIYLPLIGKEGTLGFITVQSYKPHAFLESDLNVLRNIAIYIGIALDNALTYEGLEEIVTDRTAELQQQKQEVEANRDEIQQSYKNVQLLSDIGVTLSSSLSVDGVIETVYKNVHSLMDATTFGIGIYKHRKQQIEFRGAMEKGEKLPFFIHEMSDKTKLSSIALIENKDIVISDITTEIYDYIDTNEEIKTIGEMPYSIIYLPLRTKEKLIGVITVQSFEKNSYSELQVNLLKNIAVLSAIAIDNAVSYEKIERQKEELQSTSQKITSSIKYAKQIQSAILPNRTVIRNLLPDSFIFHKPKDIVSGDFFWFHQEGNRTFIATVDCNNNGVPGAMMSIIGTSLFREIVEIQGIVSPDEIIELMNQRISIHLSPKTQEKENAIDISLCVIDKDANVMEFAGANTSLVRIANDKFYFIKGTPVSISSTSDNSTKFKKHTFDLNDDATYYMYTDGYAQQIGGEDKKEYSNDQFLKLLNDNYKSEKSNQRTAIRRAFNDWMENELVQTDDVLVLGFSPKG; this is encoded by the coding sequence ATGAAAACAGGATATTTAGATCAGGCACTTTCAATATATCAGAATTTAACTAGAGAGTTAACTTTTAAAGGACTTTCTACAAAAATTTTATCAACAGTTACTTCAATGTCAATTGTTGAGAGAGCATCAATTATTATTAAATCAGGTGATGATTTTGTTTTAAAAGCATATCAAGTCAGAACTGATAATGATGTTGTTTTTTCAGAATCTAATAGAATAGCTTTTGACGATGACTTGCCGTTAGGTATTTTAAGTCAGATAAAAGAAAGTAAATCAACTGTTTTTGTTGATGTTGCTAAAGGAAATCAAACAGTTTCTTCTGATTTATATGTCAAATTAAATTCACCTACTTACCTAAATTTTATTCCTCTTTGGAATGATGATATTATAGTAGGATTTTTGATGTTAGAACAGTTTCAAAATTTAAACTCAACGCCTGAGAGTATTAAATTCCTGCAACTTTTAGCCCCTCAAATGGCTATTTTACTTCAAAATGCTGTAGCACTAGAAAGCTATAAAAAGTTATCTACTGCTGCTGTTGAACGTAAAGAAGAAGTTACTCAAAAAGATCCTGAAGAAGACAATTCATCAATTAATAAATCTGACTTAAAAGTTTTAGGAGATATCGGACAAATCATTGCCACATCTCATACTATTGAGTCTATGATTCAAACTGTTTATCAGAAGATAAATAAGTTAATTGATGCACAAACCCTAGATATAGGTATTTATAACGAAGAAAAAGGGCTTCTTGAATTCCCTTCTTCTTACGAGGATGGTGAAAAACTTCCTTTTAATACTTGTGCTATTAAGGAAGGAAATAGATTGGCAACAATCTGTTTTAATGAAAGCAGAATAATTCACATCAATAATTTTGATGAAGAAATAAGAGATATAATTCCATCTTATGAGGTAACAGCTCCTAGAGTTGGTAAAAAAGTAAAATCAATAATTTACGTTCCAGTTATTGATAAAAATAAGGTAATTGGCGTAATGACCGTTCAGAGTGGTTTAGAAAATGCATACAACCCTTCTGACATTTACTTGGTAAGAAATATTAGTTCATATATTGCTATTGCAATTGATAATATCAACTTATCAAAATCTTCTAAAGAACAAGAAGAAACACACAGCCTCATTACTAAAATGAATGAGGAAAAACTATCAAAAGCCTATACAACTTTAAAAAGTTTAGGTGAAATTGGTCAGGATATTACTTCTAACCTTTCTATTGAAAGAATCTCAGATACTGCATACGAAAGTTTAAATAGTTTAATTGATGCCCCTTTATTCTCTATAGGAATTTATAATAAAGACCGTGGAGTTATAGAAGTATCGACAAATATTGAACATGGAGAAAAACTTCCTCCAAAAACAATATTACTTACTGATAATACTAAACTCTCTGTACAATGTTTTAAAACATTGAAAGAGATTATTATCAATGATGTTGTAAGCGAATACTCTACTTTTATTCCTAATGTGAAGTTGCCTTATGATGATGTTGCAAAAATGCCTCAATCATTAATTTATTTACCATTAATTGGTAAGGAAGGCACTTTAGGGTTTATTACTGTTCAGAGTTATAAGCCACATGCATTTCTAGAAAGTGATCTAAACGTTTTAAGAAACATTGCAATTTATATTGGTATTGCCCTTGATAACGCATTAACGTATGAAGGCCTTGAAGAAATTGTAACTGATAGAACGGCAGAACTTCAGCAGCAAAAGCAAGAAGTAGAAGCAAATAGAGATGAAATTCAGCAATCCTATAAAAATGTACAGTTATTATCTGATATCGGCGTAACACTATCTTCTAGTTTAAGTGTTGATGGAGTTATTGAAACTGTATATAAGAATGTACATAGTTTAATGGATGCTACTACTTTTGGTATTGGTATTTACAAACATAGAAAACAACAAATTGAGTTTAGAGGTGCAATGGAAAAAGGTGAAAAGCTACCTTTCTTCATTCATGAAATGAGTGATAAAACTAAATTATCATCCATTGCTCTAATCGAAAATAAAGACATTGTAATTTCTGATATTACTACAGAAATCTACGATTATATTGACACAAACGAAGAAATTAAGACAATCGGTGAAATGCCGTATTCGATTATTTATCTTCCTTTAAGAACAAAAGAAAAGCTTATTGGTGTTATTACTGTTCAAAGTTTTGAGAAAAACTCTTATTCTGAATTACAGGTTAATCTTCTAAAAAACATTGCTGTACTTTCTGCAATTGCAATTGACAATGCTGTTTCTTACGAAAAGATTGAACGCCAAAAAGAAGAACTTCAATCAACTTCACAGAAGATTACATCTAGTATTAAGTACGCTAAGCAGATTCAAAGTGCAATCTTACCTAACCGTACTGTAATTAGAAATTTACTTCCAGACTCTTTCATTTTCCATAAACCTAAAGATATCGTATCAGGAGATTTCTTCTGGTTCCATCAAGAAGGTAACCGTACATTTATTGCTACTGTAGATTGTAACAACAATGGTGTTCCTGGAGCAATGATGAGTATTATTGGTACTTCTTTATTTAGAGAAATTGTTGAGATTCAAGGAATAGTATCACCAGATGAAATTATCGAATTGATGAACCAGCGTATTTCAATTCATCTAAGTCCTAAAACACAAGAAAAAGAAAATGCAATTGATATTTCTTTATGTGTAATTGATAAAGATGCTAATGTAATGGAATTTGCAGGTGCCAATACTTCTTTAGTAAGAATAGCAAACGATAAATTCTACTTTATTAAAGGTACTCCTGTTTCTATAAGTTCAACTTCTGACAACTCTACTAAGTTCAAGAAACATACATTCGATCTAAATGACGATGCTACTTATTATATGTATACAGATGGTTATGCACAACAAATTGGTGGAGAAGATAAGAAAGAATATAGTAATGATCAGTTCTTAAAACTATTGAACGATAATTATAAATCTGAGAAATCTAATCAAAGAACTGCAATACGTAGAGCTTTTAATGATTGGATGGAAAACGAGTTAGTACAAACAGACGATGTATTAGTTCTTGGGTTTTCACCTAAAGGATAA
- a CDS encoding helix-turn-helix transcriptional regulator, with product MPQPKLQETLSYWSTTFNGSIENNCVSFNNDIASGSIKGEVFSDDLYLLKFDVFLHNDLSDLGKNLVNDSEYVNFLFGQQEVNASKYIAFDLERRIDLRGVVVSNDKKSLNWFQPAKVPLKLLLLKVSEENFFRLVNKSESLKKSIEKEKSFTQFDSLDPVMLGTLLRMFEIDDPIYGKELMEHCANYLITLTMSKLSVNSIDNDDSSLNMNALFHARQLIIDKKGADIPIEFLAKESGMSVSRLRLLFKTFFEVPIYQFQQQIRLEESKKLLLKGDKTQAMIAMDLGFSTSSHFTAVFKKYYGYTPKEFKKNQND from the coding sequence AAAATTACAAGAAACATTATCCTATTGGTCAACTACTTTTAATGGATCAATCGAAAATAATTGTGTCTCATTTAATAATGATATTGCAAGTGGTTCTATTAAAGGTGAAGTTTTTTCAGATGATTTATATTTACTGAAATTTGATGTTTTTCTACATAATGATCTTTCAGATTTAGGTAAGAACTTAGTTAATGACAGTGAGTATGTTAACTTTCTTTTTGGACAGCAAGAGGTAAATGCATCAAAATATATAGCATTTGATTTAGAAAGAAGAATAGATCTTCGAGGGGTAGTAGTTTCTAATGATAAGAAGAGTTTAAATTGGTTTCAACCTGCCAAAGTACCCTTAAAGTTATTACTTCTAAAAGTAAGCGAAGAAAATTTTTTTAGGTTAGTAAATAAATCAGAGAGCCTAAAAAAGAGTATTGAAAAGGAAAAATCATTTACTCAATTCGATAGTCTAGACCCTGTAATGTTGGGTACATTATTAAGAATGTTTGAAATTGATGATCCCATTTATGGTAAAGAACTAATGGAGCATTGCGCTAATTATCTCATCACTTTAACAATGTCTAAGCTATCTGTAAATTCTATTGATAACGATGATTCGTCATTAAATATGAATGCCCTCTTTCATGCTAGACAACTGATAATAGATAAGAAAGGAGCAGATATACCGATTGAGTTTTTAGCCAAGGAATCTGGTATGAGCGTAAGTAGATTGAGGTTGTTGTTTAAGACTTTCTTTGAAGTACCTATTTATCAATTTCAGCAACAAATAAGGTTAGAGGAGTCTAAGAAATTACTTTTAAAAGGAGACAAAACACAAGCCATGATTGCTATGGACTTGGGTTTTTCAACGTCTAGTCATTTTACAGCTGTTTTTAAAAAGTATTATGGGTACACTCCTAAAGAATTTAAGAAAAACCAAAATGATTAA
- a CDS encoding rhodanese-like domain-containing protein — MKSITVEELKDLQDSGTDFQLIDVREDYEYDEANLGGVLLPLATVIDEAEAKISKDKRVIIHCRSGKRSANAIAALEGMKGYTNLENLEGGILAYIDAFGLED, encoded by the coding sequence ATGAAAAGTATTACTGTAGAAGAATTAAAAGATTTACAAGATAGTGGCACAGACTTCCAATTAATTGATGTGCGTGAGGACTATGAATACGATGAAGCTAATCTTGGCGGAGTATTACTTCCTTTAGCGACTGTAATTGATGAAGCAGAAGCAAAAATCAGTAAAGACAAACGTGTAATTATTCACTGCCGCAGTGGAAAACGTTCTGCAAATGCTATTGCTGCATTAGAAGGAATGAAAGGTTACACAAACCTAGAAAACCTTGAAGGAGGAATTCTTGCATATATTGATGCTTTTGGTCTTGAGGACTAA